A part of Cervus elaphus chromosome 11, mCerEla1.1, whole genome shotgun sequence genomic DNA contains:
- the LOC122703154 gene encoding olfactory receptor 4A47-like, producing the protein MEPRSNVTYFVFLGLIQNPKEQKVLFVMFLLVYILTVMGNLLIVVTITFSRTLNSPMYFFLASLSFIDLIYSSSISPRLISDLFFGVNTTSFQFCMTQLFTEHLFGGSEVALLLVMAYDRYVAICKPLHYLVIMRQRVCVVLLVVSCVGGCLHSVIQLSSVYGLPFCGPNVIDHYMCDMYPLLELVCNDTHAIGILVVANGGLSSAVVFLLLLVSYGVILHSLKNLSQEGRRKAFHTCGSHITVVFCFFVPCIFMYSRPAKTFPFDKSLSVFYTVITPMLNPLIYSLRNSEMTNAMRKLWRNTVRSSIN; encoded by the coding sequence ATGGAGCCAAGGAGCAATGTAACTTACTTTGTCTTCCTGGGCCTCATACAGAATCCAAAGGAACAGAAAGTCCTTTTTGTTATGTTCTTGCTGGTCTACATTTTGACTGTGATGGGTAACTTGCTCATTGTTGTGACAATAACTTTCAGTAGGACCTTGAATTCacctatgtatttttttcttgctagCTTGTCATTTATAGATTTAATTTACTCTTCTTCCATTTCCCCCAGATTGATTTCAGACTTGTTCTTTGGGGTAAATACAACATCCTTCCAATTTTGTATGACACAGCTCTTTACTGAGCACCTTTTTGGAGGATCAGAGGTTGCCCTTCTGctggtgatggcctatgaccgatatgtggccatctgtaagccctTGCATTACTTGGTCATCATGAGGCAGAGGGTGTGTGTTGTACTTCTGGTGGTGTCCTGTGTTGGAGGTTGTCTACACTCAGTAATTCAACTTAGCAGTGTTTATGGGCTCCCATTCTGTGGCCCCAATGTCATTGATCACTACATGTGTGACATGTACCCCTTATTGGAACTTGTCTGTAATGACACCCATGCCATTGGCATCTTGGTGGTGGCCAATGGAGGACTGAGCTCTGCTGTGGTTTTTCTGCTCTTACTCGTCTCCTATGGAGTCATCCTGCACTCTCTGAagaacctgagtcaggaagggaggCGGAAAGCTTTCCACACCTGTGGTTCCCACATCACTGTggttttctgcttctttgtccCCTGTATTTTCATGTATTCAAGACCTGCTAAGACCTTCCCCTTTGACAAATCATTGAGCGTGTTTTACACAGTCATAACCCCCATGCTGAACCCATTAATCTACAGTCTAAGAAATTCTGAGATGACTAATGCTATGAGGAAACTCTGGAGAAACACAGTGAGATCAAGTATTAACTAA